One part of the Methanobrevibacter sp. genome encodes these proteins:
- a CDS encoding histone, with protein sequence MSEIPVAPVVRILKDAGAERISDDAKKAFADAVEAAAEELAKKVIKAAEHAGRKTVTVDDIKFICE encoded by the coding sequence ATGAGTGAAATTCCAGTAGCACCAGTCGTACGTATCTTAAAAGACGCAGGTGCAGAAAGAATCAGTGATGATGCTAAGAAAGCATTTGCTGACGCAGTTGAAGCTGCAGCTGAAGAATTAGCTAAAAAAGTTATCAAGGCAGCTGAACACGCAGGCAGAAAAACCGTCACTGTAGATGA